The Felis catus isolate Fca126 chromosome B2, F.catus_Fca126_mat1.0, whole genome shotgun sequence region tttaaattgctatttgtcattttcagaaactttttttttttttttttttttttttaacttttatataggTACTTGTATACTTTGGATTTCCCAGAGACTCGGGTAATCAGTCAGCCAGATCAAACCCTGGAAATTCTGATGAGTGAGCTTGACCCAGCAGTTATGGACCAGTTCTACATGAAAGATGGTGTTACTGCAAAGGATGTCACTCGTGTAAGCATTTTCAGGAATTCTTCTTTAGGACTAAATAATTTTAACTcaaagtgtattctttttttttcttttttcttttttttttcttcttttaatgtttattttttatttttgagagagagagaccgcatatgagcaggggaggggcagagagagagggagacacagaatctgaagcaggctccagtctctgacctgtcagcacagagcccaatgtgagctgaaactcacaaactgagagcacgacctgagccaaagtcagatgtttaaccgaatgagccacccaggcctatAAGTGTATTTTTCGAATTTGTATGTAATTCAGTCTTTCCTTTCCCAGGAGAGTGGAATTCGTGACCTGATACCAGGTTCTGTCATTGATGCCACACTGTTCAATCCTTGTGGGTATTCGATGAATGGAATGAAATCGGATGTAAGTAATATTTTGcttaattgttaaatatttaagtgTACCCATTTCATTATTAACATAAAACTGTTTCTCTAAGGGAACTTATTGGACTATTCACATCACTCCAGAACCAGAATTTTCTTATGTTAGCTTTGAAACAAACTTAAGTCAGACCTCCTATGATGACCTGATCAGGAAAGTTGTGGAAGTCTTCAAGCCAGGAAAATTTGTGACCACCCTGTTTGTAAATCAGGTAATTTGTTTTATTACTGACAATAAAATCTTACAGGAAATAAGGATAGTGAATCATGTCATAAAACGTATCCTAAGATGGCATGTAACAGCAGATATCTAGAAGTACCACTGGGTGAGGTTATTAGTAGAAGCGATGCTTTGTTATTGATTAGACTTGGTCCTTGTTTTATATCTAGCCCAATTAATGGGTTCCTTCTGTCCTGTTTTCCCTGTAGacagatggggaggtggggggacaaCGTAGGACGATGCCCCTCTCCATCCACCCACAGGACAGCTAAAGTATTCAAATGCCACAGTTTCTTTAAGATAGTAGtcttaaatactttttaagtGACTGTTGTGTTTGAAAATACTTCTGCAGATTGGAAGCACTAATGATTGGTTTAAATTCTTTTCCCCAGAGTTCTAAATGTCGCACAGTGCTTTCTTCGCCCCAGAAGATTGAAGGCTTTAAACGTCTTGATTGCCAGAGCGCTATGTTCAAtgattacaattttgtttttaccaGTTTTGCTAAGAAGCAGCAACAACAGCAGAGttgattaataaaaatgaagaaaaaacgcAAAAAGAGAACACACATAGAAGGAGGTGGTGGCTGCTTTTTAGATATTGATACCGGGGGCCGTGCTTTCCATAACCACCACCTTGTAGCTGCAGAAAGCCCTAGATGTAATGATAGTGTAATCATTTTGAATTGTATGCATTATTATATCAAGGAGTTAGATATCTTGCATGAATGCTCTCTTCTGTGTTTAGGTATCCTATGCCACTCTTGCTGTGAAATTGAAGTGCATGTAGAAAAAACCTTTTACTATATGAAACTTTACAACACTTGTGAAAACAATTCAATTTGGTTTACGCACAATGTAATATTTCTCCAGGTATCATCCAAAATTCCCCACAGACAAGGCTTTCGTCCTCATTAGGTGTTGGCCTCAGCCTAATCATCTGGGACTGTTCTATTAAATTGCTGCCAGGATTTTACATCCAGTTACCTCCACTTTCTAGAACATATTCTCTACTAATAGTACTGAAACCAATTTCTACTTCATACAGATGTTTTTTGCAACAGTGATTAAAGTTTATCTTCCACGAGTCGAGTCCTCTTCAGAAAATGATTGCAGTTACCCATTTTGTGTATTACTATTTTAACATTATTGCTTCCTGTACCTGTACTTCCTTTAATTGATTTCATTCCTTGCCATGGTGTCTTGcctcccaaccctcccccccTCAATAAAGCAATATACTGTTACACTGTGGGTTTATACTAATCTTACACccgggagggggaaggggaatggACCCTgggcttaattttatttaaaggtcAAAGGAGTTTGTCCTCCTTTTATATTGGCATGGACTCTTTTGGGAGATAGTGACCAAAATAAACCATGGTGATTAGCAAAGAAGACACATAAATTTTATTAGGGTATACTGGCAGAACTGTTCCAGAAACTGTATGCTATTCTGTATTCCCATTAATGAGATTAGCTTCTCATGAGTACCATGCCTTTACTAACTTGCTAAGTGGTTGTGTAAAAGAATTTTTATCGCTAAGTTTATTGGCaaggaaataaagataaaggTTGTATTGGATTTAATAAGTCATCTCAGATGATTTACCTTAACTTTTGCTTTTAGCAGCTATCTCCAATAATTTTCATTCACAGTATATCATAAACTTTGGTTCAAAATGGAGTCTGTCTTTGCCATGTTATGACTTAAAGTTCTTTGACTTTGTGTGATGCATTATGATGGTGTTCTGACTTCCTGGTGTTCTTTCACCATGGTTTCATAGGATCAAGTGAAACTTCCCAGACTGAGAACTGTTCAGGATATTCAGACATACAGTGAAGCAGAATGCTATCCATAAGACATAAAATTCCAGACGTCTATGGGAAATGACTAAAAATACAGGCTTTGAGGAGTTGGCATCTTTTAGGTATATTTGCAAATACTGGGATATAAGCAGCTGAGAAAACAGCAAAGTTGACTAAATTTTGTATTCTTGTCCTCAAAGTTTTTTGATTCTTTCTGGATTGTTGCAGTGATGTTTTTTTGTTCCTTCCgtatttataaatgaaacacttttttttagtgtttctaaaCATAAAATCTACTTGGTTTGAAATCAAGTGGTTGGAACAcaaattttgacttttattttaagcatGTTGATTCAAAGTTTCATTGAAGAAACTTTCAGTCAATGGATCAGTTTGATTCTGTAATTAGCACACAGTACCTAATTAATGTTTTGTACTGTTTTGAGGACCAATGCTCAAAGTGGATTTTGTTCTTGAACAGTGTCCCAGTAGATTTGATGACATTTGTTGGCTtgaggtctgatttttttttttctaatagatttAAGATTTCTATCTAATGTTGAAAACTGcacaaatttgtatggaataaagcctagaaaaattaaaactgtagaTTGAATAGTAATCAAAATTAATCCTAGTGTGTATGATGGAGGAGGGAAAATTTTGGTGCCATAATTTCTCTCTTCATGGTGTTGGACTTAAATCAGTTGAAATGTATTTCTGTACCACAATTTAAGCTTCAATAAAAGTTTGCTTAATTCATTGTCTAGTGACATTCAAAAAGTTTTTtgttgatgtattttttaaatagtatagaCCAAATACTAGCCATCTgcaatttttataatttgaggAAATTGGTATTTGGTGGTTATTGTCCAATGTTTGAGTAATCATGAAGACAGAAGATCTTTAAGCTCCTGGGAGAATAAGTAATTTATACTCAgatttaaacatttcttattaGTGGCTTCATAACTAAAGCTTAAGAGAAATAGCTGGGCTATATATATACCAGGATATCAGAGTAGAAGAGGTAAGTGGTAAGAATAAAAAATTGTGTTTGTGAGTTTGGAGTTAAGTCAGAAGTCTGAAGGTGAAATGTTCCAGGTTTTATAGAATAGGCTCTTAATAGGTGAGGGAGAACAAGCTATAAACTTAACTGGAACAAAGTTATAAGCTTGATCATTTTTGCCATGTAGGTACATGTCTCATGATCACTTATTTGGCAAAATTTCAGTTCTTCAGTCCCTGTCTATAATCTGAAAATTGGAATcttataaaaatgtgtattcagatctTTTTCAGAGAAAAGTATATTAgagaacattttctaaaatgtgaataGAAAGGGGGTTGATCCTAGTTGTTAACATATGTGATGTGTGTAATACCTCCAATACCAGGTTCTTTCACAAGAACAGGTAAGTGAGCAATGATATTCAGACACCTTAAGTTGCAAATATGGTATTACACTATGAAAGGTAAAGAACCTTATTTTCATTGTCCTGGCCAGATAACTTGCACCAATTCCTCACTTCCCACCTTCAAACTTGATATTTCCATCCCCCCTTTTATTCGTGTTAAAATGGAAACTGTTCCTTTGGAATCTGTCCCTTCTACCTTGAGAGACCTTGTAACTGAGCTCTCTGCAGGGTTTAGCTAGAACACCAGAAAATAGATGAGATTTGTAATTCAACATTTTAATTGgagaattttcaaatatataaacaaaaatagtatattgAATCTTCATATCCTACCTTAAACAGTACTCAATTCAACTTTGATACATCTATCTGCACATCTTTGTAGGTAAGATTTAGAAGTTGCAATCTGCAGATCTTAACTACAATTCAGGAAAATGGACACTTTATTTAGCTCCCATCCATGTAGGGACAGAAGGTTCACTTAATCCCTATTTAGGAAACTCTACCCCACCCCAAGTTAATcacttttccaaaaattttttttttccaccataaCGTAGGGTCCCACCTGCCCCACTCTGGtactttatattaaatataaggtATATACTCCCTACAGTGCTTTCATTTGGTATAAAGTTTTTGACGGGTTGAACCATGTATTCCTTTCTGCCAAGTAGtatccattgtatgaatgtactaTGATTTGTTATTCATTCTGTTACACAttggtttccagtttttggaatacaaataaagctgctatgaacatttgcatacaaGTGTTTTTGTGGCTCCGGGCTGCCTCGTATCGGAGTACTGAACATGTTTTCGTCCTTATTCGCCATTAGTATattctctgaaaatgtttttgtacGTTTGAATCAggttggctttttattttgaatagaaagttttgcaaatgttttctagTCTGGTGTTTCTTCGTTTTCCTAATAGTGACTTGATGAAGTTCTTAATCTCAAGTCTTGATTTATCAACTTTCTGAATgggtctttttctgtctcaataAATCTACATAGCCTCacattgtggtggtggtggtattgtTTTCTTGTGAAACCTTCATAATTTTGGCTTTTATATCTATGATCCACCTCAGATTTCTATGTGTGGTATGAGGTAGGGATTGAAGTTTCTTTTTAACCCATGTGATTGTGCAGTTAACTCTGGCACCATTTGTGCTTTCTTTcaccattttaaaacaaaataatttgttttggcATAATTTAAGTTGAATTACTTTGGTGGAATTTAAATTACCTTTAAATTATTGGACCAGTTTGTTACCATGCTTTGACTGTTCCATGGGTTACCTGTATTTCTGTGTAAATACTAAAactcatcaatttatttttttaagtaagctctacacccaaggtTGGGTTTGaagtcacaaccccaagatgatgagtcgcatgttctactgactgagccagtcaggcaccttcaatttctacttttaaaagagACTGAGATTGAGTAATTAGAATTGGGTAGTATCCTGGGTAGGATCCGTTGTCATTTAAGTTTTTCTCAGGAGTGTTCTGTGTGATGTTTTGTATGATTTTCACGAGCCCTTGGTGCTAGTGTCATTTGAATTTTctgatttgtaatttttaatttttcaaatcttttattaTAGGACCTTGCTAAGCTCTTCATTAATGCACTGGTTAGGACCTCTATCTAGTACATGTTGAATTTAAGCGGTAAGGGTAGACTACTAGGGGGCAAAATTCAGGAGGGGCTCCCAGACTGTTGCAAGCAGTCTTCTGAGAGAATAAGTACATCCTTTCATTTTGCTCCCTGGGGGCTTTGCTTGCCTGAGTCTTGTCCTGGTCCTCCATTAAATAAAGTCCTCTCCTCTAAGTTTTAGAAAGGAAACATTCATTGCATAGTCCatcagaaatgtttgctgttGGTTTCTACGTATAGATGTCTAGTTAGATGCCTTTTACATATTCTCTGATTTTCTCaggaatgggtgttgaattttatcagacCTCTCCTCCCCCTTTTGGTACCCATGGAGTGATCATACGGCTTGTCTCCTTTATCTGTTAAGATAATCCTGTCCTTGGGGGAGTTTAGTGATGGAACTTTAGGTCTAAAACAGGCTCCCAAATACTGGGGGCAGAAATGTCTTGTTTGAATAACTTTGCCCaattctctcatttctctttcaaaataaacatcaaaagaaaataaagtaactttGCTCCAGGTTTCACAAATAGAAATAAGTGTTCaactcttttaagtttattttgagagaggacgagcagaggaggggcagagagcatccACTGTCAGCACCTAaatgcggggctggatctcatgacagatcatgacctgaacccaaaccaagagtacaacttgaccaactgaaccagctaggcaccccacccccaacttgtTTTCTTAGTCACTGCAGTATTTCAgcccacttttaaaaataatccttttcaCGCCTACCCTAAAACATGGAAATTGAATTATTTCACCTACTTTACAATTCAAGAATTAATACCCCACTCTTGATAGcacattttcctgttttgccTTCATCTTTAGCATTTTAGTAAGAGGTTGAGGTGAACCCTGGAAGTTAGAAAGGCCTCCATTAATCCCTTGATGTCCTTGACCTTGGCTCTCCAAGCAGATTCCTCGGATCTGCCCCTCAACCATTTTCCCAACCAGCACTGATCATTTTGCAAGGACTGAAAGCCTGTAAAATGAgttgaaataatgaaatcttaacACTGATGAGGCTTTCTGGAAATAAACACTAACCCAATGATGGAAAATACTTCCTAGGGAGGATAATCTGGTAatccattttttgttttgaagaaatttttcaaaatgtgtataTAGTCCTAAACAAAATTGTGTAGAAAAAACCAAGATGTCAAAAGTTAAGGTGCTGGTTAGTTCGTGTGGCCATTTCTATGCAgctacattaaatttttatttttgaaaaaagttttagtatttttgagaggacgagctggggagggcagagagggagataggatctgaagcagactgcgctgacagcagagagcctgacgtggggctcaaacccacgaatacagatcatgaccgagccaaagtcagtcgcttaaccgactgagccacccaggcacaccccctgtgttaacttttttttttttaagttttgttttttgttttttgttttgagagagacagagtatgagtggggaggggcagagaggaagacacagaatccaaagcaggctccgggctgtcagcacagaccctgacgcggggctcaaactcaagaaccatgagatcatgacctgagtcgaagtcggatggtcaaagaactgagtcacccaggtgcccctccctacaTTAAATTcttgaaagaggggcgcctgatggctcagtcagttgagggtccgactcacgtcatgatctcacggttcatgggtttgagtcccacgttagGCTGCGGACTGACTGCaaaacttgcttcagattctctccccctctctgcccctttgctgctcgcatgcgtgctctctcaataaataaacgttaaaaaggaaaaggcatgGAGCTAATAAATGAAAGTTCATACTGAACAAAGCTCACCCAACCTTTTTAGGAGAACTAGGTTACTGTACAGGTAAAATTAACATGCGTTCAGCCAAAAGTTCAGAGTATGAACTAAGAGCCATAGTGCTAGATGCTGAGCATATATAAATGAGCCATAATCATTCCCCCTTCAAGGATCTTGTAGAGGAAATAGATGCATAAACTCATGATTGTGATCAAGACATGTGTTACAAGAGTATGGAAGAGAGTCTGCCTCTTCCCTGGGGAGGTTGGGCCAAACAGCTGTGAGAATCCACTAAAAAGCAAGGATGTAGCATTCTAAGATCTTGTTTCAAAGAGATCGAGGTGAATTGCAAGCATCTTCATTTGTGCGGAGGAGCTGAATGAATAGGAGGGGAAGTGGTTAAGATGGTGGGTGCTCTGGTAGTAAACTTAGATTTCATTTTCCCTTGACCCCTGCTCCCAGGACCAACGCATCGATTTCCTTACCAGGACAGCTCACATCTGAGCCCCTCAAGAAATGGTTTATACAAGACTTTTGTATAATGAGGGAAATACTTGAAGAAACTtaacggggttggggggggggggggcggaatttAAAGAGGCCAAAAAGATAATCCTGTGAGGAACTTCCAAATGGATTGGGGGAAGTTAGGCTAGATTTCCAGAGACCAGTTAGCCTCTGCAAGAGGAGAGGTAAATGTGACTGCTAACTTGGTGAAGTCCCAGCAACAAAATGATAAATAGGAGACACCAAAGAACATACTTGGAGTTTTCTGGTTTGGTCCTACTTGACAAGGAGGGTGAGGAGGATTGGGCCAGAAGAGAATAGGTTTGCTTTTGGATATGTTTAATGAGCCAAAAGGTGGATAAACCCAAATTTGCTACACTGGGGCTGTGAGACTATGCGTACTTTCATAAAGAATGCCTAACCTATtctcaaattattaaatttattgatgACTTAAAAGGATTGATTCACATAAGCAAAACAAACCTACGCACCTGTAGGGCCCTGGTCAAACAATCCCACAATGAAATTCGGTGTAGCTATCAAAACCCATAGGGGTATACTGGCTTACCATTTAATATCTAACAACAAAAACTGTTCCTGCTGTTGGCTGCCAATTCCCTTGAGCCTCCTACCATAACCTGCACTCTGCAGGGATAGTGCTGAGTTAGAAGCTCCCGCTGGGCAGGCACACCACCACGGAGGCCTTCATACGCTGGTTTTCAGTCCTGATGCAGAAATGGAATGGAGGCCAAGGTCACAGACTAGGTTGAGAGATTGAGGCCACCGGCATTCACACATTCATGAAAACAAGGCTGGGTTCATGCAGGAATCAATGGCATTTTTCTGATTGACCTCAGAGGTAAAGGGTCATCTGGAAcagtttttatttccaaattctcACGGCCTAAAAGACTACTCTGCAAAAAACCAAATACTATGAACATGGATTGTTTTAAGATacagtgtggttttgttttgttttaatgtttttttatttttgacagagacagcgtgagttagggaggggcagagagagagggagacacagaatcccaagcaggctccaggctctgaactgtcagcacagagcccgatgcagggctcgaactcatgaacccgcgagatcatgacctgagtcgaagagGATGCTTaatcgcttaaccgactgagccacccaggcgcccctaaaaggtacagtgttttgttttgttttttcaataatTATTCAGCAGACAAGATCACTCTGCCAAATAGTTATAAAAACTCCGAATACTTGCCCTCAGTTTCTGTATTTATCTGTTTGCAAACTGGCAGCCGTTTGGGGCTGATAGCACCACACACTTTGTAGCACTGATCTAGAGCTTTATGTACTTCCgaatgtggaaactgaggaatGAGAAAGGGGACAGCTGAGGGTCATTTTCCTGTCTTTGTGGAAATCAtgctgtagcaggattctcacacacaGAGTCCTGACACCGAGGCttctctttccaggaagcaactttttTCGTGCTAGCACAGCTCACTTGGGTTCCTACAGGAAGAACTGAGCTCCAAACCccacgtggcatagttttttttttatatattttctacttctttgtctcccatatatggtaacaaacatgcagtctgattaagtggcgTCATCTGACAAGGTCGTGAGGGATTGTGcctagccaggttgccttgaggttttttggttttctttttttctttttctttttctttttctttttttctttttctttttctttttctttttctttttctttttctttttctttttctttttctttttctttctctttctcttttttctttttcttctttttcttttccttttccttagggaggggacgcTACCACAATGCCGCCTAGATAAAGCAAGCATTCAGCTAGCATTTGGGGACATAGGCCAGCCACCCCGCTCATTAGGttcattcaaaacatatttgACTGCTGGTGCTACGTGTCCTGAGGAAATGAGCTCTACACTAAAGGCAGAATAATTCTgcttaatttttagaatttttattagaCACTTTTAGAGCATGGtactaaaatacatataaaatacaccCCTCATTTCCTAGAAAAACAAACAGTTCTTACAGCTGAAAAGTGGATCCTCCCATTGTAAATAATTATTCCTGTTGTTACTATGCCGGGAGGCAAGACTTGCTGTAGGACATTATAGAACCTAATGAAAACTATTGCTTCACAACCTAACCTTTCTTGCACCGGACAGTTATGATCAGTACATCCCTAATCTAGTAGCTAATTGTTCTACACTCTGAAAGGAAATCTCATTCAGTTCTTATCAAATTATCAAGTGTTATCATTGttgattctcctttttttttttttaatttttttttttttaacgtttatttatttttgagagagagagagtcagagcatgaacaggggagggtcagagagagagggagacacagaatcagaagcaggctccaggctctgagccatcagcccagagcccgacgcggggctcgaactcacggaccgtgagatcgtgacctgagctgaagtcggatgcttaaccaactgagccacccaggcgccccttgattctccttttaaaaactacattgtCACTGAATGGCACTGTATGATGTGCTATTCACTGGTCATAATGTAAAAGGCCATCAAGTTTTATCAGTAATCACAATGAATCCTTTATCTCCATTCAAAAGAATGAGTGAGACAGCAGGACTGAAGTTTTAAGTATGGGAGGCAACTGGTGAAGAGAATCTTGATGCCAAAAGCTTGCTGTCAAGATTAAGGGAATCGCTACGAAATGTTTTTTTGGAAAGTCTGTGAATTATCTTCgtatttctaaattgtttttagCTATGTGTTATACAGTCCGAAGGTTCCGCTATGTCTTGTGTGCCTCAAAACATCTCCCCCTCTGGCTGCCCTGAGGCCACCCAACACTTGTCACTATTAGTAACTACTAAAGTCAGCATTTTCACATACAACTCCCACTGAAATccatccacaaatatttactgaacagaAGTGCATGACGTAGTGAGAGGGAATGAAAAGTATAAAagcctctgctcaaaaccttctAGTACTTCCCTATTGcactcaatttctttttattttttttttaattttttttttcaacatttatttatttttgggacagagagagacagagcatgaatgggggaggggcagagagagagggagacacagaatcggaaacaggctccaggctctgagccatcagcccagagcctgacgcggggctcgaactcacggaccgcgagatcgtgacctggctgaagtcggacgcttaaccgactgcgccacccaggcgccctttattGCACTCAATTTCAAACCAAACTTCTTACCTTATAGATTTAtctgtccccttcctcctctctgacctcatctacTTTCTCCTTGCTCACCCCTGTCCAGAAACACTGGTTCCTTGCTTTTTTAGAACGCACCAGG contains the following coding sequences:
- the AMD1 gene encoding S-adenosylmethionine decarboxylase proenzyme isoform X2 translates to MFVSKRRFILKTCGTTLLLKALVPLLKLARDYSGFDSIQSFFYSRKNFMKPSHQGYPHRNFQEEIEFLNAIFPNGAAYCMGRMNSDCWYLYTLDFPETRVISQPDQTLEILMSELDPAVMDQFYMKDGVTAKDVTRESGIRDLIPGSVIDATLFNPCGYSMNGMKSDGTYWTIHITPEPEFSYVSFETNLSQTSYDDLIRKVVEVFKPGKFVTTLFVNQSSKCRTVLSSPQKIEGFKRLDCQSAMFNDYNFVFTSFAKKQQQQQS
- the AMD1 gene encoding S-adenosylmethionine decarboxylase proenzyme isoform X1 — encoded protein: MEAAHFFEGTEKLLEVWFSRQQPDANQGSGDLRTIPRSEWDILLKDVQCSIISVTKTDKQEAYVLSESSMFVSKRRFILKTCGTTLLLKALVPLLKLARDYSGFDSIQSFFYSRKNFMKPSHQGYPHRNFQEEIEFLNAIFPNGAAYCMGRMNSDCWYLYTLDFPETRVISQPDQTLEILMSELDPAVMDQFYMKDGVTAKDVTRESGIRDLIPGSVIDATLFNPCGYSMNGMKSDGTYWTIHITPEPEFSYVSFETNLSQTSYDDLIRKVVEVFKPGKFVTTLFVNQSSKCRTVLSSPQKIEGFKRLDCQSAMFNDYNFVFTSFAKKQQQQQS